A genomic region of Ictidomys tridecemlineatus isolate mIctTri1 chromosome 10, mIctTri1.hap1, whole genome shotgun sequence contains the following coding sequences:
- the LOC144367614 gene encoding uncharacterized protein LOC144367614, protein MTLAGKLQLYQDKPSNTIPRNQTAPKEKASQITFNPLLPGHVFIFDSSARRRAGERGQRGRQGERPALYLPTPRPRTCRGVDTAACAQGQGALHEARGAGGPGAKDGTREHLKSQAAAFKGTAGPGPTLCAAPRCGLAAGGRLRGAADWAMLTQADPRRRGWREARAAHGAGRARGVRDPQAQPGAQVRLRPRGLQARAGWGRGGPEARHPGHRAGSPAARARVPTAAAQKCRRAKKLTPAWPPSPSTPPRLLPPSFPGPARRRRRRGRCFFFKAAPPSPGSAPLQAGLEGPAVHGSPAVPGGPEGDLQRPPRACGPIFPFKPGVSPPLARPAAYRLALRPPPPPENGPRPLPQCTGRAGLP, encoded by the exons ATGACTTTAGCTGGAAAGCTACAACTGTACCAGGACAAACCTTCCAACACCATTCCAAGAAACCAAACTGCCCCCAAAGAGAAAGCGAGCCAA ATAACGTTTAACCCTTTGCTTCCTGGGCACGTTTTCATTTTTGACTCGAGCGCGAGACGCAGGGCCGGGGAGCGCGGTCAGCGCGGTAGGCAGGGCGAGCGGCCCGCCTTGTACCTACCTACCCCCAGGCCCCGCACGTGCAGAGGGGTGGACACCGCGGCGTGCGCGCAGGGCCAGGGCGCTCTCCATGAGGCCCGTGGCGCAGGCGGCCCGGGCGCGAAGGACGGCACTCGGGAACACCTTAAGTCTCAGGCTGCCGCCTTTAAAGGCACAGCAGGCCCGGGCCCCACTCTTTGTGCGGCGCCGCGCTGCGGGCTGGCGGCCGGGGGGAGGCTACGCGGAGCTGCCGACTGGGCCATGCTCACTCAGGCCGATCCGCGGCGTCGAGGGTGGCGGGAAGCGCGCGCGGCCCACGGCGCTGGAAGGGCGCGAGGTGTGCGCGACCCACAGGCCCAGCCCGGCGCCCAGGTCCGGCTGCGCCCGCGGGGCCTGCAGGCGCGGgccgggtgggggaggggagggccggAGGCGCGGCACCCGGGACACCGAGCTGGCTCTCCCGCCGCGCGCGCGCGGGTCCCCACCGCCGCCGCACAAAAATGTCGGCGGGCGAAAAAATTAACCCCTGCGTGGCCGCCCTCCCCCTCCACTCCTccccgcctcctccctccctccttccccggccccgcgcggcggcggcggcggcgcgggcggTGCTTCTTTTTTAAAGCGGCCCCACCAagccctggctctgcccctctCCAGGCAGGGCTGGAAGGGCCGGCCGTGCACGGCTCCCCGGCGGTCCCGGGCGGCCCGGAGGGGGATTTGCAACGGCCGCCGCGGGCCTGCGGACCGATATTCCCCTTTAAGCCTGGTGTCTCGCCCCCCCTCGCCAGGCCCGCCGCTTACCGGCTCGCTTTGCGCCCTCCGCCTCCTCCCGAAAACGGGCCGCGGCCGCTCCCACAATGCACCGGGCGCGCCGGGCTCCCTTAA